The following proteins are co-located in the Agromyces laixinhei genome:
- a CDS encoding xylulokinase gives MSGTMTDAAAAAILEGRTSLGIELGSTRIKACLVLADDPATVLAVGSHEWENRFEHRVWTYALDDVWTGVQAAHAELVADAQRRHGVQLTTAGAIGVSAMMHGYLAFDESDELLVPFRTWRNTSTGRSSEVLSALLGVNIPLRWSIAHLYQAVLDDEPHVADAAFLTTLAGYVHWKLTGRRVLGVGDASGMFPIDAATGDYDASMLSKFDGLVEERAFGLKVAELLPEVLVAGQQAGELTADGAALLDPSGALSPGIPFCPPEGDAGTGMVATCSVAPRTGNVSAGTSIFAMVVLERPLAGIHHELDLVTTPAGDPVAMVHCNNGASELAAWVGMFSRFAEVTGGGHSSDEVFEALFREALDGDPDAGGLLAYNHLAGEPIAGLSEGRPLFVRTPDSSFTLANVMRAQLYGVFGTLSLGMRVLAGEGVELDRMFAHGGMFRTAGVAQRFLAGALDAPVAVGETASEGGAWGIAVLASYLSASDGLDLDGYLRERVFRGDDFNVVDPDPEDVPGFAAYLSRYHAGLEVERTAVRVL, from the coding sequence ATGAGTGGCACGATGACGGATGCCGCGGCGGCGGCGATCCTCGAAGGTCGCACGTCGCTCGGAATCGAGCTCGGCTCGACGCGCATCAAGGCGTGCCTGGTGCTGGCAGACGACCCGGCCACCGTGCTCGCCGTCGGCAGTCACGAGTGGGAGAACCGGTTCGAGCACCGCGTCTGGACCTACGCGCTCGATGACGTGTGGACCGGCGTGCAGGCCGCCCACGCCGAACTGGTCGCCGACGCTCAGCGCCGGCACGGGGTGCAGCTGACGACGGCCGGGGCGATCGGCGTCTCGGCGATGATGCACGGCTACCTCGCCTTCGACGAGAGCGACGAGCTCCTGGTGCCGTTCCGCACGTGGCGGAACACCAGCACCGGTCGTTCCTCCGAGGTGCTCTCCGCCCTGCTCGGCGTGAACATCCCGCTGCGCTGGTCGATCGCGCACCTCTACCAGGCGGTGCTCGACGACGAGCCGCACGTCGCCGACGCCGCCTTCCTGACGACGCTCGCCGGCTACGTGCACTGGAAGCTCACCGGGCGCCGGGTGCTCGGTGTGGGCGATGCGTCGGGCATGTTCCCCATCGATGCCGCCACCGGCGACTACGACGCCTCGATGCTCTCGAAGTTCGACGGGCTGGTCGAAGAACGCGCGTTCGGGCTGAAGGTCGCCGAACTGCTGCCCGAGGTGCTCGTCGCGGGGCAGCAGGCCGGCGAGCTCACGGCCGACGGCGCTGCCCTCCTCGATCCCTCGGGTGCGCTGTCGCCCGGCATCCCCTTCTGCCCGCCCGAGGGCGACGCGGGCACCGGCATGGTCGCAACCTGCTCGGTCGCGCCCCGCACCGGCAACGTCAGCGCGGGCACGAGCATCTTCGCCATGGTCGTGCTCGAGCGGCCGCTCGCCGGCATCCACCACGAACTCGACCTCGTCACCACGCCGGCCGGCGACCCGGTCGCGATGGTGCACTGCAACAACGGCGCGAGCGAGCTCGCAGCCTGGGTGGGAATGTTCTCCCGCTTCGCCGAGGTCACGGGCGGCGGGCACAGTTCCGACGAGGTGTTCGAGGCGCTCTTCCGCGAGGCGCTCGACGGCGATCCCGATGCCGGCGGCCTCCTGGCCTACAACCATCTCGCCGGCGAGCCGATCGCGGGGCTCAGCGAGGGGCGGCCGCTGTTCGTGCGCACGCCCGACAGCAGTTTCACGCTCGCCAACGTGATGCGCGCGCAGCTCTACGGTGTCTTCGGCACGCTCAGCCTCGGCATGCGCGTGCTCGCGGGCGAAGGCGTCGAACTCGATCGGATGTTCGCACACGGCGGCATGTTCCGCACCGCCGGCGTCGCGCAGCGCTTCCTCGCCGGAGCCCTCGACGCTCCCGTCGCGGTCGGGGAGACCGCGTCCGAAGGCGGCGCGTGGGGCATCGCCGTGCTGGCGTCGTACCTGTCCGCGTCAGACGGTCTCGACCTCGACGGTTACCTGCGCGAACGCGTCTTCCGCGGCGACGACTTCAACGTCGTCGACCCCGACCCCGAGGACGTCCCCGGCTTCGCCGCCTATCTCTCCCGGTATCACGCGGGTCTCGAGGTCGAGCGGACCGCCGTGCGGGTGCTCTGA